One region of Streptomyces rishiriensis genomic DNA includes:
- a CDS encoding endonuclease/exonuclease/phosphatase family protein — translation MPSKKSARLAALTVAAACSAASTVALSAPAHAETVAIHDIQGTTRLSPYAGQTVTGVAGIVTGVRAYGSSRGFWIQDPNPDADAATSEGVFVFTSSTPKVAVGDSVTVTGTVAEFVPGGAATGNQTVTEITKPTVTVVSGGNAVPAATVVNAKSVPAAYTPAGDAAASNSVNGLTLRPGTYALDYYESLEGMNVQVADARVVTATDPYSELWVTVKPRENAGRRGGTLYGSYTSQNTGRLQVQSLGATADFPVANVGDTLTGVTAGPLDYNQFGGYTLVANRLGTLENGGLERETTQQQKKGELAVATYNVENLDPSDATFEEHASAIVDNLKSPDIVSLEEIQDNNGATNDGTVAADVTVGKLIDAIVAAGGPRYDWRSIDPANNTDGGEPGGNIRQVFLFNPERVSFTDRAGGDAATAVGVTKVRGKAQLTASPGRIDPANTAWNTSRKPLAGEFVFRGRTVFVIANHFNSKGGDQGLTAQYQPVVRSSEAQRHQQATLVNAFVKDILATQKNADVVALGDINDFEFSGTAQLLEGDGELWSAIKSLPKSERYTYDYQGNQQVLDQILVSPSIRRGCDFEYDSVHINSEFHDQISDHDPQVLRFQP, via the coding sequence TTGCCGAGCAAGAAGTCCGCGCGTCTCGCCGCGCTCACCGTCGCCGCCGCCTGTTCCGCGGCCTCCACCGTCGCCCTGTCCGCGCCCGCGCACGCGGAGACGGTGGCCATTCACGACATCCAGGGCACGACCCGGTTGTCGCCGTACGCCGGCCAGACGGTCACGGGTGTGGCCGGAATCGTCACCGGTGTGCGCGCCTACGGCTCGTCCAGAGGCTTCTGGATCCAGGATCCGAACCCGGACGCCGACGCGGCCACCAGTGAGGGCGTCTTCGTCTTCACCAGCTCCACCCCGAAGGTCGCCGTCGGTGACTCCGTCACGGTCACCGGCACGGTCGCGGAGTTCGTACCGGGCGGTGCCGCCACCGGCAACCAGACGGTCACGGAGATCACCAAGCCGACGGTGACCGTCGTCTCCGGCGGCAACGCGGTCCCCGCCGCGACCGTCGTGAACGCGAAGTCGGTCCCGGCCGCGTACACGCCGGCCGGCGACGCCGCCGCGAGCAACTCGGTCAACGGCCTCACCCTGCGGCCCGGCACGTACGCCCTGGACTACTACGAGTCCCTCGAAGGCATGAACGTCCAGGTCGCCGACGCCCGCGTGGTCACCGCCACCGACCCGTACAGCGAACTGTGGGTCACGGTGAAACCGCGCGAGAACGCCGGCCGTCGCGGCGGCACGCTGTACGGCTCGTACACCTCGCAGAACACCGGCCGGCTCCAGGTCCAGTCGCTCGGCGCCACGGCGGACTTCCCCGTCGCCAACGTCGGCGACACCCTCACCGGCGTCACCGCGGGCCCGCTCGACTACAACCAGTTCGGCGGCTACACCCTCGTCGCGAACCGGCTCGGCACGCTGGAGAACGGCGGTTTGGAGCGGGAGACGACGCAGCAGCAGAAGAAGGGCGAGCTGGCGGTCGCGACGTACAACGTCGAGAACCTCGACCCGTCCGACGCCACGTTCGAGGAGCACGCCTCCGCGATCGTGGACAACCTGAAGTCGCCCGACATCGTGTCCCTGGAGGAGATCCAGGACAACAACGGCGCGACCAACGACGGTACGGTCGCCGCCGACGTGACGGTCGGCAAGCTCATCGACGCGATCGTGGCCGCGGGCGGCCCGCGCTACGACTGGCGCTCGATCGACCCGGCGAACAACACCGACGGCGGCGAGCCGGGCGGAAACATCCGTCAGGTGTTCCTGTTCAACCCGGAGCGGGTCTCCTTCACCGACCGCGCGGGCGGCGACGCGGCCACCGCCGTCGGTGTCACCAAGGTGCGCGGGAAGGCGCAGCTCACCGCCTCGCCCGGCCGCATCGACCCGGCGAACACGGCCTGGAACACCAGCCGCAAGCCGCTGGCCGGCGAGTTCGTCTTCCGCGGCCGTACGGTGTTCGTGATCGCCAACCACTTCAACTCCAAGGGCGGCGACCAGGGTCTCACCGCGCAGTACCAGCCGGTGGTGCGCAGCTCGGAGGCCCAGCGCCACCAGCAGGCGACGCTGGTCAACGCGTTCGTCAAGGACATCCTCGCCACGCAGAAGAACGCGGACGTCGTCGCGCTGGGCGACATCAACGACTTCGAGTTCTCCGGCACCGCGCAGCTCCTCGAGGGTGACGGCGAGCTGTGGTCGGCGATCAAGTCGCTGCCGAAGAGCGAGCGTTACACCTACGACTACCAGGGCAACCAGCAGGTCCTGGACCAGATCCTGGTGAGCCCGTCGATCCGGCGCGGCTGCGACTTCGAGTACGACAGCGTGCACATCAACTCGGAGTTCCACGACCAGATCAGCGACCACGACCCGCAGGTGCTGCGCTTCCAACCGTGA
- a CDS encoding TROVE domain-containing protein, with protein MARFNVRARKPPPVSPVTTTGRRLRTHQGGRGHERDARSELFLLAIADFVSQQTFYESGAARDDRFAGLVRELAVSDPAWTAGLLGWLRGEGNIRTAAIVGAAEYVHARLTAGATDGPSNRQVVDSVLRRPDEPGELLAYWTETYGRNIPKPVKRGVADAVRRLYNGKSLLKYDTASKGYRFGDILNLVHAAPDPAKPWQGELFQYALDRRHNPDTAVVPKSLPVLVAHRDLMALRPAKRRRVVTGAGGARRLAEAGMTWEALAGWLQGPMDKAAWEAVIPTMGAMALTRNLRNFDEAGVSDEVAAQVAAKISDPAEVARSRQFPFRYLAAYQHAPSLRWAYPLERALGHSLANVPALPGRTLVLVDRSGSMFYARLSDRSELNRADAAAIFGTALALRAADADLVEFGTSSNTITFREEESMLKILERFGDLGGTDTTEAVRRHYRDHDRVLIVTDEQYAASRHGDPTGQVPADVPVYTWNLAGHRVGHGPSGKGNRHTFGGLSDAAFRMVPLLEAADDTRWPWAA; from the coding sequence ATGGCGCGCTTCAATGTCCGTGCCCGTAAACCGCCGCCCGTCTCGCCCGTGACCACCACGGGCCGGAGGCTCCGTACCCACCAGGGCGGCCGAGGCCATGAGCGGGACGCCCGCTCCGAGCTGTTCCTGCTGGCGATCGCCGACTTCGTCTCCCAGCAGACGTTCTACGAGTCCGGCGCCGCCCGCGACGACCGTTTCGCCGGGCTCGTGCGTGAGCTCGCCGTCAGCGACCCGGCCTGGACGGCCGGTCTGCTCGGCTGGCTGCGCGGCGAGGGCAACATCCGCACCGCCGCGATCGTGGGCGCCGCCGAGTACGTGCACGCCCGTCTGACGGCGGGCGCCACCGACGGTCCCTCGAACCGGCAGGTCGTGGACTCCGTGCTGCGGCGTCCCGACGAGCCGGGCGAGCTGCTCGCGTACTGGACGGAGACGTACGGCCGCAACATCCCCAAGCCCGTCAAGCGCGGCGTCGCCGACGCCGTACGGCGGCTCTACAACGGCAAGTCGCTGCTGAAGTACGACACGGCCTCGAAGGGCTACCGCTTCGGCGACATCCTCAACCTGGTGCACGCCGCGCCGGACCCGGCCAAGCCGTGGCAGGGCGAGCTGTTCCAGTACGCCCTCGACCGCCGGCACAACCCCGACACGGCCGTGGTGCCCAAGTCGCTGCCCGTGCTCGTCGCGCACCGCGACCTGATGGCGCTGCGGCCCGCCAAGAGGCGCAGGGTCGTGACCGGAGCGGGCGGCGCGCGGCGCCTCGCCGAGGCGGGCATGACCTGGGAGGCGCTGGCGGGCTGGCTCCAGGGGCCGATGGACAAGGCGGCCTGGGAGGCGGTCATTCCGACGATGGGGGCGATGGCTCTGACGCGGAACCTGCGCAACTTCGACGAGGCCGGGGTCTCCGACGAGGTCGCCGCGCAGGTGGCGGCGAAGATCAGCGACCCGGCGGAGGTCGCGCGCTCGCGGCAGTTCCCCTTCCGGTACCTCGCCGCCTACCAGCACGCGCCGTCGCTGCGCTGGGCCTACCCGCTGGAGCGGGCGCTCGGTCACTCGCTGGCCAACGTGCCCGCGCTGCCCGGCCGGACGCTGGTGCTCGTCGACCGGTCCGGTTCGATGTTCTACGCCCGGCTGTCGGACCGTTCCGAGCTCAACCGGGCCGACGCGGCGGCGATCTTCGGGACGGCGCTCGCACTGCGGGCGGCCGACGCCGACCTCGTCGAGTTCGGCACCAGCAGCAACACGATCACGTTCCGTGAGGAGGAGTCGATGCTGAAGATTCTGGAGCGCTTCGGAGACCTCGGTGGTACGGACACCACCGAGGCCGTGCGCCGGCACTACCGCGACCACGACCGGGTGCTGATCGTCACCGACGAGCAGTATGCCGCGAGCCGGCACGGCGACCCGACCGGTCAGGTCCCGGCCGACGTGCCGGTCTACACCTGGAACCTGGCCGGCCACCGCGTCGGCCACGGCCCCTCGGGCAAGGGGAACCGGCACACCTTCGGCGGGCTGTCGGACGCCGCCTTCCGGATGGTGCCGCTGCTCGAGGCCGCCGACGACACCCGCTGGCCGTGGGCGGCCTGA
- a CDS encoding DMT family transporter yields the protein MGYLTLAGAIAAEVAATTAMKYSDGFSRLWPSLLTASGYVISFLLLAQTLKTVGIGTAYAIWAGVGTAAIALIGLALFGESLTPAKTVGILLIVGGVVVLNLGGAH from the coding sequence ATGGGATACCTGACGCTCGCCGGCGCCATCGCCGCCGAGGTGGCCGCGACGACCGCCATGAAGTACAGCGACGGCTTCAGCAGGCTCTGGCCCTCGCTGCTGACGGCCTCCGGCTATGTCATCTCCTTCCTCCTCCTCGCCCAGACCCTCAAGACCGTCGGCATCGGTACGGCGTACGCGATCTGGGCCGGGGTCGGCACCGCGGCCATCGCCCTCATAGGACTGGCCCTGTTCGGCGAGTCCCTGACACCCGCCAAGACCGTCGGCATCCTGCTGATCGTCGGGGGAGTGGTCGTGCTGAACCTGGGAGGCGCGCACTGA
- the sufU gene encoding Fe-S cluster assembly sulfur transfer protein SufU, which translates to MKLDSMYQEVILDHYKHPHGRGLRDGDAEVHHVNPTCGDEITLRVKYDGTKIEDVSYEGQGCSISQASASVLNDLLVGKDLAEAQKIQEAFLELMQSKGRLEPDDAMEEVLEDAIAFAGVSKYPARVKCALLSWMAWKDATAQALGGADAERKTA; encoded by the coding sequence GTGAAGCTGGACTCCATGTACCAGGAAGTCATCCTGGATCACTACAAGCACCCGCACGGGCGTGGTCTGCGCGACGGCGACGCCGAGGTGCACCATGTGAACCCGACCTGCGGTGACGAGATCACCCTTCGTGTGAAGTACGACGGCACGAAGATCGAGGACGTCAGCTACGAGGGCCAGGGCTGCTCCATCAGCCAGGCGAGCGCGTCCGTCCTGAACGACCTCCTGGTCGGCAAGGACCTGGCCGAGGCGCAGAAGATCCAGGAGGCCTTCCTGGAGCTGATGCAGTCCAAGGGCCGGCTCGAGCCCGACGACGCGATGGAGGAGGTGCTGGAGGACGCGATCGCGTTCGCCGGCGTCTCCAAGTACCCGGCCCGGGTCAAGTGCGCCCTCCTCAGTTGGATGGCGTGGAAGGACGCGACGGCCCAGGCCCTGGGCGGAGCCGACGCCGAAAGGAAGACGGCATGA
- a CDS encoding AbfB domain-containing protein, producing MPDNKSRHSQEQPWENGWAPDTSRAPGTRRLWLAGGLAVATIVACVTAIALNDKPVDDSSEAPQGQALSDEETEGGLISFATPSASGSTTPAGKKSASPSASPKTSSSPGPQGSSAPHAPATASASPTKKPSSPEPATIQRSVRSVNYPDRYWHVSGGLVRLDPVGGPESRADSTFTVVKGLADSSCSTFVTADGKYLRHRDFVLRAERNDGSTLFKQDATFCAVSSSGAVMLESVNYPGRFLRHKNFALRLDAYGYGSDYRDFSFNLVDGLA from the coding sequence ATGCCAGACAACAAGTCCCGGCATTCTCAGGAGCAACCCTGGGAGAACGGCTGGGCCCCGGACACCTCCCGGGCACCCGGAACACGGCGCCTCTGGCTGGCCGGCGGTCTCGCCGTGGCCACCATCGTGGCGTGCGTGACCGCGATCGCCCTGAACGACAAGCCCGTTGACGACTCGTCGGAAGCTCCCCAGGGGCAGGCGCTGTCGGACGAGGAGACGGAGGGCGGCCTGATCTCCTTCGCCACGCCCTCCGCGAGCGGGTCCACCACGCCGGCGGGGAAGAAGAGCGCGTCCCCCTCCGCCTCGCCGAAGACCTCCTCCTCCCCCGGGCCGCAGGGCAGTTCGGCACCGCACGCCCCGGCCACGGCCTCCGCGTCACCGACGAAGAAGCCGTCCTCCCCCGAGCCCGCCACCATCCAGCGCTCGGTCCGCTCGGTCAACTACCCCGACCGCTACTGGCACGTGAGCGGCGGCCTGGTGAGACTCGACCCGGTCGGCGGCCCGGAGTCCCGTGCGGACTCCACCTTCACCGTGGTGAAGGGCCTGGCCGACAGCTCCTGCTCCACCTTCGTCACGGCGGACGGGAAGTACCTGCGCCACCGCGACTTCGTCCTGCGCGCCGAGCGCAACGACGGCTCGACCCTGTTCAAGCAGGACGCCACCTTCTGTGCGGTCTCCTCCTCCGGCGCGGTCATGCTGGAGTCGGTGAACTACCCCGGCCGCTTCCTGCGCCACAAGAACTTCGCCCTGCGTCTGGACGCGTACGGCTACGGCTCCGACTACCGGGACTTCTCGTTCAACCTGGTGGACGGACTCGCCTGA
- a CDS encoding DUF3618 domain-containing protein, with protein sequence MTDRRAADLRRQIERTRHRLGTKVEGLAAKADVRGRTRTRTADLMDRAGAMTVQLRSTASQAGHHLQERAGRAGHAVQERAGRAGHAAQARAGRAGRTVHGRGSHARHAVQDAAVRVGHTAQEHALHARHGLRDNAARAGRSAERTAPAPAPAPVREPVRFALRHPRPVVIVGAAAVALVAAGIIGRRRTGQQVL encoded by the coding sequence ATGACGGACAGGAGGGCGGCCGACCTGCGTCGGCAGATCGAGCGCACCCGGCACCGCCTGGGGACCAAGGTCGAGGGGCTGGCGGCCAAGGCGGACGTCCGGGGCCGCACCCGGACCCGCACCGCCGACCTCATGGACCGCGCCGGCGCGATGACCGTACAACTGCGCAGCACGGCGTCCCAGGCCGGCCATCACCTGCAGGAACGGGCCGGGCGGGCGGGGCACGCGGTGCAGGAACGCGCGGGCCGCGCGGGGCACGCGGCTCAGGCGAGGGCGGGCCGGGCGGGCCGTACGGTGCACGGACGCGGGAGCCACGCGCGGCACGCCGTGCAGGATGCCGCCGTCCGCGTCGGCCACACCGCACAGGAGCACGCGCTGCACGCCCGCCATGGCCTCCGGGACAACGCGGCCCGGGCGGGTCGCAGCGCGGAGCGGACGGCCCCCGCTCCGGCCCCCGCTCCGGTTCGCGAACCCGTGCGGTTCGCCCTTCGGCACCCGCGCCCGGTGGTGATCGTGGGTGCGGCGGCGGTGGCTCTGGTCGCGGCCGGGATCATCGGCCGACGCAGGACCGGGCAGCAGGTGCTGTAG
- a CDS encoding metal-sulfur cluster assembly factor, whose protein sequence is MTETVEMKPASEEEVREALYDVVDPELGIDVVNLGLIYGIHIDDANIATIDMTLTSAACPLTDVIEDQAKSATDGLVNELRINWVWMPPWGPDKITDDGREQLRALGFNV, encoded by the coding sequence ATGACCGAGACCGTTGAGATGAAGCCGGCCTCCGAGGAGGAAGTCCGCGAGGCGCTGTACGACGTCGTCGACCCCGAACTGGGCATCGACGTCGTCAACCTCGGGCTGATCTACGGCATCCACATCGACGACGCGAACATCGCGACGATCGACATGACCCTGACCTCGGCGGCCTGTCCGCTGACGGACGTGATCGAGGACCAGGCGAAGTCCGCCACGGACGGCCTGGTCAACGAGCTGCGGATCAACTGGGTCTGGATGCCGCCGTGGGGCCCGGACAAGATCACGGACGACGGCCGCGAGCAGCTGCGCGCGCTCGGGTTCAACGTCTGA
- a CDS encoding TetR/AcrR family transcriptional regulator, translated as MPRRHDPERRQRIIDAAIRVVGEKGLAGLSHRSVAAEADVPLGSTTYHFATLDELMIAALRQANEGFAKAVASHGGLTDPRLDLPAELAGLLGEWLAGERSGVELEYELYLAALRRPALRPVAAEWAEDLATLLATHVDPLTARALVALMDGICLQVLLTDAPYDEEYAREALTRLIPAAPDSPGPPRPPGPGTAPA; from the coding sequence ATGCCCCGGCGCCACGACCCCGAGCGGCGGCAGCGGATCATCGACGCGGCGATCCGGGTCGTCGGGGAGAAGGGGCTGGCCGGGCTGAGCCACCGCTCGGTCGCCGCCGAGGCGGACGTGCCCCTCGGCTCCACCACCTACCACTTCGCCACCCTCGACGAACTGATGATCGCCGCCCTGCGCCAGGCCAACGAGGGCTTCGCCAAGGCGGTCGCGTCGCACGGCGGGCTGACGGACCCCCGCCTCGACCTGCCCGCCGAACTGGCGGGACTGCTCGGCGAATGGCTGGCCGGCGAGCGTTCCGGCGTCGAGCTGGAGTACGAGCTGTATCTGGCCGCGCTGCGACGGCCCGCCCTGCGTCCCGTCGCCGCCGAGTGGGCCGAGGACCTCGCCACCCTGCTCGCCACGCACGTCGACCCTCTCACCGCACGCGCGCTGGTCGCGCTGATGGACGGGATCTGTCTCCAGGTGCTGCTGACGGACGCGCCCTACGACGAGGAGTACGCGCGCGAGGCGCTGACCCGGCTCATTCCCGCCGCCCCCGATTCCCCGGGGCCCCCGCGTCCGCCGGGTCCCGGTACGGCACCCGCGTGA
- the dapD gene encoding 2,3,4,5-tetrahydropyridine-2,6-dicarboxylate N-succinyltransferase — MTDTTVPRTTGAAAAGLATIAADGTVLDTWFPAPALVAEPGPSGTERLSAGKAVELLGEGAAKAVGPDARRGVEVVAVRTVIASLDDKPLDAHDVYLRLHLLSHRLVKPHGQSLDGIFGHLANVAWTSLGPVAVDDVEKVRLNARAEGLHLQVTSIDKFPRMTDYVAPKGVRIADADRVRLGAHLAEGTTVMHEGFVNFNAGTLGTSMVEGRISAGVIVGDGSDIGGGASTMGTLSGGGNVIISIGERCLIGAEAGVGIALGDECVVEAGLYVTAGTRVTMPDGQIVKARELSGASNILFRRNSVTGAVEARPNNAVWGGLNDILHSHN, encoded by the coding sequence ATGACCGACACGACTGTTCCCCGCACCACCGGCGCCGCGGCCGCCGGCCTCGCCACGATCGCCGCCGACGGCACTGTTCTCGACACCTGGTTCCCCGCGCCCGCGCTCGTCGCCGAGCCCGGCCCGTCCGGCACCGAGCGCCTGTCCGCCGGGAAGGCCGTGGAGCTGCTCGGCGAGGGCGCGGCGAAGGCGGTCGGTCCGGACGCGCGCCGGGGCGTCGAGGTGGTCGCGGTCCGCACGGTCATCGCCTCGCTCGACGACAAGCCGCTCGACGCGCACGACGTCTACCTGCGCCTGCACCTGCTCTCCCACCGGCTCGTGAAGCCGCACGGGCAGAGCCTGGACGGCATTTTCGGCCACCTCGCCAACGTCGCCTGGACCTCGCTCGGCCCGGTCGCCGTGGACGACGTCGAGAAGGTCCGTCTGAACGCCCGCGCGGAGGGGCTGCACCTCCAGGTCACGTCCATCGACAAGTTCCCGCGCATGACGGACTACGTCGCTCCCAAGGGCGTCCGGATCGCCGACGCCGACCGCGTGCGTCTCGGTGCCCACCTCGCCGAGGGCACCACGGTCATGCACGAGGGCTTCGTCAACTTCAACGCGGGCACGCTCGGCACGTCGATGGTCGAGGGCCGCATCTCCGCGGGCGTCATCGTCGGCGACGGCTCGGACATCGGCGGCGGCGCCTCCACGATGGGCACGCTGTCCGGCGGTGGCAACGTGATCATCTCCATCGGCGAGCGCTGCCTGATCGGCGCCGAGGCGGGCGTCGGCATCGCCCTCGGCGACGAGTGCGTGGTCGAGGCGGGCCTCTACGTCACCGCGGGCACCCGGGTCACCATGCCCGACGGCCAGATCGTGAAGGCCCGCGAGCTCTCCGGCGCCTCGAACATCCTCTTCCGCCGCAACTCGGTCACCGGCGCGGTCGAGGCCCGCCCGAACAACGCGGTATGGGGCGGCTTGAACGACATCCTGCACAGCCACAACTGA
- a CDS encoding phage holin family protein, whose amino-acid sequence MTGTTDVRPVSDVQHHNDVHRANGPHGVSNGHHSVGELVSQATEQVSRLVRQELALAKHEFTEKGRRAGRGGGLLGAAGAFAYAGLLALAGTGVAALALTLPLWAAALIVTAVLFAIAGVLAVVGRGQLRRAAPPTPEETLGSVRADVAEIRERAHR is encoded by the coding sequence GTGACCGGGACCACGGACGTCCGACCCGTCAGCGATGTGCAGCACCACAACGATGTGCACCGCGCCAACGGGCCCCACGGCGTCAGCAACGGGCATCACAGCGTCGGCGAACTCGTCAGCCAGGCCACCGAACAGGTCTCCCGGCTCGTACGGCAGGAACTCGCCCTCGCCAAGCACGAGTTCACCGAGAAGGGACGGCGCGCCGGGCGCGGCGGAGGACTGCTCGGCGCCGCGGGCGCGTTCGCCTACGCGGGGCTGCTCGCCCTCGCCGGTACGGGCGTCGCCGCCCTCGCGCTGACGCTGCCCCTCTGGGCGGCCGCGCTCATCGTGACGGCGGTGCTCTTCGCGATCGCCGGCGTGCTGGCCGTCGTGGGCCGTGGCCAACTGCGCCGGGCCGCGCCGCCCACCCCCGAGGAGACCCTCGGCAGCGTCCGGGCCGACGTCGCGGAGATCAGGGAAAGGGCGCACCGATGA
- a CDS encoding alkaline phosphatase PhoX, whose translation MSLTRRDFARQSAITGAGVALAGSVGALATAPNALASTETASTADTAEAKDASATGHHGVGYGPLLPDPDGILALPAGFKYRVITYSGRTKLESGEITPSNHDGTATFCGPRGATLLVNNHELKGPRASWPYPVPLTEGLVYDPAAAGGCTVVEVRPGGHVAEWVGIAGTSTNCAGGTTPWDTWLTGEETEDKAGQNGMTKDHGYIFEVDPEDRRANRDPKPIKAFGRYAHEAVVIDPKRGHAYLTEDASGPNGLLFRWTPPAGFRHGRGKLRTLADDAGVLQAFKCFDSGGKFVDDLSRATKIGTVYGVDWIDVPDRDARSVSVRKQFTDGQVTRARKLEGMWWGDGGTYIVSSYARGESPVQHDGAVWFYDPQRRTLTLKVLLGVNPDPSADGAFDGPDNITVSPYGGLVIAEDGEGVQHLFGATDSGRTYPIARNELNIGTADEPEYSEFTGVTFSPDGHTLFANIQTPGILLAITGPWKRQKR comes from the coding sequence ATGTCGCTCACCCGCAGGGACTTCGCCAGACAATCCGCGATCACCGGTGCCGGCGTCGCACTGGCGGGCAGCGTAGGCGCCCTCGCCACCGCGCCCAACGCCCTCGCGTCCACGGAGACCGCGTCCACGGCGGACACCGCGGAGGCGAAGGATGCGTCGGCGACCGGACACCACGGGGTCGGCTACGGGCCGTTGCTGCCCGACCCCGACGGCATCCTCGCGCTGCCCGCAGGCTTCAAGTACCGCGTCATCACCTACAGCGGCAGGACCAAGCTGGAGTCCGGGGAGATCACCCCGTCCAACCACGACGGCACCGCCACCTTCTGCGGCCCGCGCGGCGCGACCCTGCTCGTCAACAACCACGAGCTGAAGGGCCCGCGCGCGAGCTGGCCGTACCCGGTGCCGCTCACCGAGGGACTCGTGTACGACCCGGCGGCGGCCGGCGGCTGCACGGTCGTCGAGGTGCGCCCCGGCGGCCATGTCGCCGAGTGGGTCGGCATCGCCGGCACCTCCACCAACTGCGCGGGCGGCACCACGCCTTGGGACACCTGGCTCACCGGCGAGGAGACCGAGGACAAGGCCGGCCAGAACGGCATGACCAAGGACCACGGCTACATCTTCGAGGTCGACCCCGAGGACCGCCGCGCCAACCGCGACCCCAAGCCGATCAAGGCGTTCGGCCGGTACGCCCACGAGGCGGTGGTCATCGACCCCAAGCGCGGGCACGCCTACCTCACCGAGGACGCCTCGGGTCCGAACGGCCTGCTCTTCCGCTGGACCCCGCCGGCCGGCTTCCGCCACGGGCGCGGCAAGCTGCGCACGCTCGCCGACGACGCCGGCGTCCTCCAGGCCTTCAAGTGCTTCGACTCCGGCGGCAAGTTCGTCGACGACCTCTCCCGGGCGACGAAGATCGGCACCGTCTACGGCGTCGACTGGATCGACGTGCCGGACCGTGACGCCAGGTCGGTCTCCGTCCGCAAGCAGTTCACCGACGGCCAGGTCACCCGCGCCCGCAAGCTGGAGGGCATGTGGTGGGGTGACGGCGGCACCTACATCGTCTCCTCCTACGCCCGTGGCGAGAGCCCGGTCCAGCACGACGGCGCCGTCTGGTTCTACGACCCGCAGCGCCGCACCCTGACCCTGAAGGTGCTGCTCGGCGTGAACCCCGACCCGTCCGCCGACGGCGCCTTCGACGGCCCCGACAACATCACCGTCTCCCCGTACGGCGGTCTCGTCATCGCCGAGGACGGTGAGGGCGTCCAGCACCTGTTCGGCGCCACCGACAGCGGCCGCACCTACCCCATCGCCCGCAACGAACTGAACATCGGCACCGCGGACGAGCCGGAATACAGCGAGTTCACCGGCGTCACCTTCTCGCCCGACGGGCACACCCTTTTCGCCAACATCCAGACCCCGGGCATCCTGCTGGCGATCACGGGTCCGTGGAAGCGGCAGAAGCGGTGA